The genomic window TGGGATCAAGGAACGTGCGAGAAGGTGGTTAGTTGAGCCCCACCTTGGGACACGCCAGTCGCGCTTCAACGTCCTCGGGTCAGTCCTAGAGGCCAACTACCGCGACAAATGTTTGGCGGTATTTTTATATTTCCTCATCGAATGTATATGAATTTTCTGAGTGCCTTCAAAAGCCCTAGGGATAAGAGAGAGATTTCTCCCGTATTTAACAGGGCTGACTTCAATTGACTCCTTTTACCGTAATGAAAAACttatctaggtaggtaggcaccttGGGTCCATGCCACTCTTGCAAagtactagttctagactagactagaactagaactatctAGACCTAAAGATTACATAAGTGTTGAACATCTTAACTTGGTATCTCCAGATTCCCGGTTGTCTCGGAGGTCACAATACCTCGTCTATGTGCTACACATTCAAACAGATTATTTTGTAAGAGGAGATGAAAGGAATCAAAAGTTCATTGCTTCCTTTTTGCATACAAGCCGCGTGATAAGGTTTTCCACCCCGCTGTAGCACCTACAAATTCCGTGCACCCTTGTCACATATCAGTAGCTATGGCTCACTTCATGTTTAGTGCAGTTATTTAGAATCACCAAACCGCAGTAATACTTAATACCACAGCACATCATGCTACTTTGTGCTGATGGTCCGTATTTGGTGCGAGAAACTACAATCATTTGGGCTTCTGCACCACAGTGCCCGTCtaaaatctttttttttcttgttcttcaAAACCCTCAACGTAGACCCAACTCTGACGTATTTGAGTCGATTTAAAAGGGGCTGTCTAACTCGGCGCAGACCAGGCAGTCTAGAAACCGCAATCTAAACAACAAATTTGTTACAGGGTTACGATTTTCACCTACCTCCCTAAGTATGTGTCAACATTTGCCAATTCACGAGCCTAACGAGTCAAAGTTGTAATCACTTTGAGATAACATGCAAATAGGGATAACGCGAAGAATCACTGTTGGATTTTGTTGACCGACCATAAAATCCTCCCGTTTGCAATGCAATGAGGAAGCGGCCATTAGGTGGGCAGTAATGGGTAAACGAAGTCGACGCCTCGTCCCTCCCGTAACACTGAGAAAAAATCCCACCTAGGGCACATCAAGCAATACCTGAACACCCACCAGAGACCAAAGCAGTAAAAACCATTGTTCATTTCCCAGCCATAAAATCCGCCATCATTTTCCTTTACTTGTGGAGCTTCCTCTGGTAGAAAGCCAATTCCTCACCCTCCAGGATGTAACCGTCGCACCGGCCGGACTGGCCAGGCCTCGACGAGACAACAGCAAATACACGACCGGCCTCGAACTGCTTCTCCAGAGCAGAGTCGACCTTGCCGCGGGCGGCAAAGCGCTCGGCCTGCTTCTTCTCCACGCTCTTGCTCTTCTTCACCTCCTCGCCCTCCTTGGCCTGCTTAGCCTGCCGTCTGCGGCCAAGCGATTGGCCGTAGTGGGCCTCGTACCATTGACGGAATGGCGCAGCGTCGATCTGGATAACGGCGGACTTGGTGAGGGTGTTGGTGCGGACAAGCTCGTTGTTTGAGGGATGGTAGGCGACGGCAATGACACGGGTCTTGCGGGTGACGCCCTCGGAGCCCCACGAGAAGTTGCCCGAGTCGAGACGAAGGGCACGGTACTTGGTGTTGCCGCCACGGACACGGACGGTGTGAATGCGCTTGGCACCGATCTTGGTGCTGGCGGGCTGGCGACCAGCCTCCCAAGCACGCTTCTGGCCTAAAAGATTGGTCGATTCTCATGTCAGAACCCTCCTCCAAAAGGATCACGGAATCGTGCCCTCCCATCCGCGAAATCTCAGTGTCCGAGTAGAATGGTTGTACTCACGGTAGTGAGCGCGCTTTGCACCGGTGGCAGAGCGCTTGTGGCGAGAGTCTCGTGAGATACCCATGATTGCTGTTCCTGATTTCCAGCGAGCGAGGAATTAGTGAAAAAGTTCGTGgggcaccgctaccgtttTCAAGCGAGTGTATGTCGGGGTTTTTGTCGGCGATAATCTCTCAAgttgagagagagagaaaatctGCACCTGTAGCCGGTGACAGCGAACGTACCTGATGATTTAGCTGTTCACCAGATGCAAGCGTGGGCTGAGTGGTCGTCGATTTCGCAAGGCGTGGAAAAATTGGGGGTCGATAAAATGCGAAGGTCGTCTCAGGCCAAATTTGGTGGGCGTGATGCTGGAATCCCGCCTCTCCAAGAGCCCTAGTGCACGGACCATACACACCAGCCACACTCAACGCCACAATTTTGTCTTGGTTTGCGAACCAGACTGGCCACTCTAACGGAGGAAGTACCAACCGGGGCTGCCGGCGGGCATTTAATTGTTACCTTCAATTCCGTACTATCTAGATCTTGGGCATGCCGCATGTGAGAATGTACTCCATTCGATATTCACGGGATATTCCATTATCACACGGCAGCTATTCTTTCTTTCTACCTGATCACAAGGTGCTCAACCTGTAGATTCGAGAGAACATATCTAGTACCAAGGTAGGTGGGTAGCCAGAGACCTACTAGTCTAGGTCCCTAGGTAAAAGGCAGTTGGTGTACGATGGTATGCCATCGTTCTGCCTACCCTGCATTTGGCCAAGACACGCACGACGTACTTTGCTCGCATGCGGATTTTCACTTGCCAACACTTTTTTTGTCGGCAGGCAGGGGGTCGGTTTATAAGTAGTAGTGGGGTTGACAATGGGGTTTCTGGTGGGACCAAGGTTATCCCCTGTCGTTTTCCGAAGTTCCATGCCCAGTGCGGTATGTAAGCCGTAGGCAAACAAGGCCAAATTTTATAAGCTTCTTTGGGGGCTCTCTCGAAGTTTTGTCCACATAGCTAGTGGCGTTCTTGTGATCGGTAACGACTACATACCACCAACCAATAATCAACTACGTTGGGCACTTGACAGAATGGCTGCAAGACTGAGCCTGAGGGTGCGAAACCGCTCCAAGAAAGGCGGCTTTAAACGTCTACCAGAGTCCATCGAGCTCCCCACCGACGCTACTGTTGAGGATGTGAAGCGCGCTGTGGCTAAAGAGGCCAAGGTCTCCGACTTCAACCGCATTGGCGTCCACGACCCCAAGACCAACTCTATTCTCAAGGATCGCAAGGCTCTGGTCAGGGATTTGCCTAATGTTGTGTCTGCTGGAGAGGTGCTGGTTAAGGATTTGGGTAAGCAAAGCACAACCCTAGACATAGTTTTGAAGACTTCTTCAGCTAACAGTTGGTTCTCTGCACCGGCGTGTAGGTCCCCAAATTGGCTGGCGGACGGTCTTCTTCATTGAATACTTCGGGCCGATCCTTTTCCACTGCATCTTCGCCGCAGGTCGAGACTACATCTACCCCGCGCTGGGCAGCTATCCTGGATCCGCCTCTGGCAAGCCTATGCCGGCCTTGACAACCATCCAACAGCTCTCGTTCGCCCTCTTCATCATTCACTTTATGAAGCGTGAGGTGGAGACCGTCTTTGTCCACCGCTTCTCGGCCAACACGATGCCCTTTTTTGCCCTCTTCCGCAACTGCTTCCTATATTGGGTGTCAGCTGGCCTGGCCTGCAGCTTCGTCTTTTATGCGCCGGCCAACTACAGCCTCTTCGGGGGCGTCCCTCTCTTCCAGGATATTGCTCGGTCGGAGCTGAACGTAATAGACTACCTGGGTCTTGCGCTCTTTGTCTACGGCGAGCTCTGCAACGGCATCGTCCACCTCCACCTCGCAAACCTGCGCGCGCCTGGTACCACCGAGAAGGGCATTCCTTCCTGCGTCGGGAGCAGCGTGGTCACATGCCCCAACTACATGTTTGAGGTCATAGCTTGGGTCGGCATGATTATGGTCTCCAGGTCGTGGGCAACCGTCATCACTATCGTCATGGGTGGCTACTATATGATGATCTGGTCGATACAGAAGGAAAGGGCGCTGAGGCAGCTGTTCCCCGACAAGTACAAGAAGAAGCGTTACACTATGCTTCCTGGTCTCATTTAATATGCATGGCTTGATATTGTTCAGATCTAGTCTGACCCCTTGGTCCGGTGTTATTTACTCGTTCCCAAGACATTGTCGCTGGGTGGTACTTATGGGTAGCTTGGGCGTTTGAAGAGGACATGATTCATTGTGGCACTTCTGAGAGGTTACTTTGGAGCAAACGGAAGTGTGCGAGCTCAACTCCAGGTCGAAACGATTTGTAATAGCATATTGTATCGTTGCTTAATCATAATATTGTGAGTCGTTGCACGGTGACAAGCAAAGAGTTCTCCAAAAGAAACAAGTTACATGGTCAAGGTAATGAGCAGTAGCTCATTGTGCACGTGGACACTCCTCGACAGGTATGGTACTTTGCGGATGAACCCATGCATCTGAACAATCATCTTGCTCGCCGAGCAGAAAATCTTCAGGAAGTGGTACCTGACAAGCTATGTCAATGTCTACCGGCGACCAGGCTTCCTCGGGGAGGGATACATAACAAGCATCGACAAAGCTCGTTTTCGATACGAGAGGATCTTCGTTATCGCGACGCTGCTCCACAGGCCGAGACATACTCGGCAGTCCTTCTAGTCCAACAGCAACATTTAGAGCGTCCGCTCGGTCTTggttgtgggagttggcatCTGGTACTTCCTCGCCCTCGTCAGCACTCCCATCCCACTCACTCTCCCCGCAGTCCGAACAGCACTCTGAGCACTGGCAGCTACTACAACTGCCCTCGTCACTGTCGCCCTCTCTGACCAGCCGCATCGTCTCCTCGACTGCCAGGAAGCGCTGCTCCAGCAACTCGGTCCAATTCTGGAGGTCGCCCACCTCCCTCAGCTTCCAGCTGACGTCCTCGACCACCTCCTCGAGCTGCCGGTTGGCCTGGCGCAGCGCGCCGGTGGCGCGCACCACGTCGGCCTGCTGTTTCTTGATGACGCGCTCGCCGCGGTGCAGCGCCGTGGCGCGGGGCACGAGCTCGCGGTCCAGGATGTTGGCCATGGACGCCTCgagcgccgcgcgcgcctcgGCGACGTTGTTGgcttgctgctggtgctgctgttcgggagacggcggcgacgtcgGGAGGCCAACGTCCACAGGTCTCCTGGAGGGCCCTGCGGTCACGGGAGGAGGGACCGAGCCCTGCACATGTGCCCTGGACGATGCGCCGGTCGCGCTGGCCAGCGTGGTGGCTGTGTCGCCACCTCGTGCTCCGCGGAAGCCCAACTGTGGCCACCACGTCGGGGCGGAGAATACCGAcgacgctgcggacgcggaCGGCGGCTGGTATCGAGATGTGGACGATCCTGTCATGTCTTGCGTCGTTGCCGTCGATGCAGCTGATGACTGCACGGTCGTGTCCATCGTCTCTGTCCGTGTTTGATGTGATTCAGGCGATCCTGCGGTAGAGGTTGTATTTACCGACATGCCTTCTGTAGATGCCATGGCTGCCTTCAAGGCTGTCGTTACGTCCCTTGGAGATTATGTCTTTGCTGGTGTGTGTGCAAGATCCAGAGGGCAAAACTCGCAGCTCCGATCAGGTTGCAGAGGGCGAGGTGCCTAATCAGGTAGAGATATCTCTGCTGTTCACGTCTGTTAAACGATTACTTAGCCTGCCGTACACAAACTGACGTCTGGGACATGCGGCGGCTGAGCGGGGTCGCTACTCAAGCTTAGTTCCCGCCTATCTAGTAGGTGAAGTCACGCGCACGCCGATTATCCAGGTTTGACGGGCAGTGCCACTTGAGTACGACAGAATTTTGCAAGTAAATAATCCCAACTATGAAGAGACTCGGTATTAGTGGCTTGGGGGCTAACTGCCTGGTTACGTAGTTTGGTACGTACAAGTTGACGAATTTAATTCCGCAACAGTTATAAATGAATCAAAGTCGGAATATATCTAACCAGGGAATCAAAACTCAAGAAAACTCGGATTTAATCGCACACGAGCAAAGCACGACGTACATGTCTATTTAATCTAATTTCTTGTGCATGTTTGAAATCTAAATGTGGTCAAATCACCCAAAACCACCCGTCTCAAGCTATTATGATATCCAGACCTCAGTGTCCGCCGTCATCTAGTTTCACCACCACCTATGCCTTGTCATTTATTCATAACCAAGCCAACACCCGCTTGAAGAAAACCAAAACCACCTCTTGAAATTGTGTCTGGGTACAGCCTTTAGTGTGCTCAAATTGGGTATCCAAAAACTTTTGCTATGATCATTATCCTTCATTTTCTTCTATATACACAACCAGCCCATCCCTCAAATTATAGTCGGTCCGCACGTGGATCCTGCAAGGCCTTCATTACTGCTGATTGCATTCGGGCTAGCTCCTTGTCTTTCCGCTTATACATCTCGGCCACTTCACGGTACTTCTCCTTCCAGTAATCGGCGGATTCAGTGCCACTCACTTCCGCAGAGCTACCCGAGTTCGTTCTTGGCTTTGGAGCAGTCCCGCCTGAGGTCCCCTGGCTTTCCGATGCGGTCATCACCTTGGAGTCCTCTGATCGTGACGCCTTGGGCACAGAGACCTCAGCTCCTGAGGCCCCATTCCGCCTCAGGTCTGCCGGCTTCCGCCACGTATCGTGTCTTACCGTTTCCTGCATCTCGAAATCGCCCTTGAGGTCACCGAGCTGCAAAAGCCATTTGCAACTGTAAAGAGTTTCCTCTTCCCGCTCCTCGACGACTGTGATCTGCAGTGATGAGGTCGTCATGAGCACCTTGCCACCTGCAAGAGCAGATACGTTGAGCATGAACCCAACCTCCGTAATGGCAGCGTCCAGGAGGCTCTGGATCACCTTGCGGACTATAGCAAATGCTTCGTCCACGCTACAGCTAGGTATTCTGTTGCCGTCCTTGTCCCGCCAGATTCCGGTCATGATCTCGTGTGCGAAGAAGCCCTCAAGCTCGTCCATGTTGGTGCGATTGCTAGGGTCTTTGAAGCAAACTTTGGGCTTGTCGTCCTCGGTAGTGCTGGGGTCCGGCGGTGGTATGGATGACGTTACTTCTGGCGTGAGCCGCACGCTGGGGGCTTGTGGAAATTCGGGTCCTGATAATTTCGGGCCCTGAACTGGTGGAGCAGGCGACTGTCCATTGACCGTAACGGTAGGCGGGGGAGGTGTTGCTAATCGCACTTCATTTCCAACCCTCTCGGGAACATGCAATGAAAGTCCCTTGGGCTTCTCTAGTGGCCGGGAAGACGACTGCAGGTCGGGCTGCGGGTACGGCTGTTGCTGCAGATCCTGAATCGAAAGAGCCGTGTTCAGAGCAGGAAGGGTTGGCGGAGTGGCCTCGTGTGCGGGTGGCGTTTGGGAGGATTTAGACTGTAGCATGTCGTGTGTCGATGGCAAATCGCCACGGCCCCAACCAAGATCTGTGGTATTATTACTTGTTGGCCAGTTCGGCGCGGCCGAGATCGGTGTATCCATGGGGTAAGCCGAGGCGCCTTCATTGTTTGACATACGACTGTTGGGAGGCCGCCCGCGTGTCTTGCCGCTCGTACCTTGGCCGCTCTTCCAGGCCGACGACACCACTTTTGGCCCATGCCGTTTGTGACCGGTACTGCCTGTGCGGCTGGGTGTGATGGCTGACTTGGGCTCATCAGCCCAGAACTGAGCTTTCGTGGAGGGTGTGATTGCCGACCGAGGGTGCGCTGATAGTGGAGGTGGATCAATCGTCCAAGCTTGGTTGGAAGCTCCTGGCACATTCCTCAAGTCACCGCCAAGACTGCCAGGCAGAGCCGACCAAGGGTCATGTATAGCGTCTGTCCGACCGGCAGTCGGCGGGCAATCATCCATCTCAATCCTTGCTACCTTTGCGGGCGA from Pyricularia oryzae 70-15 chromosome 4, whole genome shotgun sequence includes these protein-coding regions:
- a CDS encoding 40S ribosomal protein S8 → MGISRDSRHKRSATGAKRAHYRQKRAWEAGRQPASTKIGAKRIHTVRVRGGNTKYRALRLDSGNFSWGSEGVTRKTRVIAVAYHPSNNELVRTNTLTKSAVIQIDAAPFRQWYEAHYGQSLGRRRQAKQAKEGEEVKKSKSVEKKQAERFAARGKVDSALEKQFEAGRVFAVVSSRPGQSGRCDGYILEGEELAFYQRKLHK
- a CDS encoding enoyl reductase TSC13, translating into MAARLSLRVRNRSKKGGFKRLPESIELPTDATVEDVKRAVAKEAKVSDFNRIGVHDPKTNSILKDRKALVRDLPNVVSAGEVLVKDLGPQIGWRTVFFIEYFGPILFHCIFAAGRDYIYPALGSYPGSASGKPMPALTTIQQLSFALFIIHFMKREVETVFVHRFSANTMPFFALFRNCFLYWVSAGLACSFVFYAPANYSLFGGVPLFQDIARSELNVIDYLGLALFVYGELCNGIVHLHLANLRAPGTTEKGIPSCVGSSVVTCPNYMFEVIAWVGMIMVSRSWATVITIVMGGYYMMIWSIQKERALRQLFPDKYKKKRYTMLPGLI